The following are encoded together in the Variovorax sp. PBS-H4 genome:
- a CDS encoding alpha/beta fold hydrolase has translation MNEAPEWRVPVTREFIARDFRFHTGETVPELRLGYTVLGNPEGKPVLALHGTGGHGAGLLTKEFGGALFGSGGVLDAAEHFIVLPDAIGHGRSAKPSDGLRRSFPRYNYEDMVQGQYRVVHEALGLRHLRLVFGISMGGMHAWQWGIRHPRFMDALVPLASSPVAMGGRNWLLRRLLVDQVRSDPASARRAWEFFNVATNGGTLALQAAAPDVEAADRWLAARRAQPFETDADDLLYQYDASRDYDPSPALESIRAHVLAINSADDERNPPELGATESAMARLAHGRQLLIPGSRETAGHGTVRAARLWVQACGDFLAAVPSPESLTT, from the coding sequence ATGAACGAAGCCCCCGAGTGGCGCGTGCCGGTGACGCGCGAATTCATCGCACGCGACTTTCGCTTCCACACCGGCGAGACCGTGCCCGAACTGCGCCTGGGCTACACCGTCCTGGGCAACCCCGAGGGCAAGCCCGTGCTCGCGCTGCACGGCACGGGTGGGCATGGCGCGGGCCTGCTGACGAAGGAATTCGGCGGCGCGCTGTTCGGCTCCGGCGGTGTGCTCGACGCCGCGGAGCACTTCATCGTGCTGCCCGACGCGATCGGCCACGGCCGCAGCGCCAAACCCTCCGACGGGCTGCGCAGGAGCTTCCCGCGCTACAACTACGAAGACATGGTGCAGGGGCAGTACCGCGTGGTGCATGAGGCGCTGGGCCTGCGCCATCTGCGGCTGGTGTTCGGCATCTCCATGGGTGGCATGCACGCGTGGCAATGGGGCATCCGCCATCCGCGGTTCATGGACGCGCTGGTGCCGCTGGCATCGTCGCCCGTGGCCATGGGCGGGCGCAACTGGCTGCTGCGCCGCCTGCTCGTCGACCAGGTTCGCAGCGACCCGGCCAGTGCCCGGCGCGCGTGGGAGTTCTTCAACGTCGCGACCAATGGCGGCACGCTCGCGCTGCAGGCCGCGGCGCCCGACGTCGAGGCCGCCGACCGATGGCTGGCGGCCCGGCGCGCGCAGCCCTTCGAGACCGACGCCGACGACCTGCTGTACCAGTACGACGCCTCGCGCGACTACGACCCGTCGCCCGCGCTCGAAAGCATTCGCGCGCACGTGCTCGCCATCAACTCGGCCGACGACGAGCGCAACCCGCCCGAGCTCGGCGCCACCGAAAGCGCGATGGCGCGCCTGGCCCATGGCCGCCAGCTGCTGATCCCCGGCAGCCGCGAGACCGCCGGCCACGGCACCGTGCGCGCCGCGCGGCTGTGGGTGCAGGCCTGCGGCGATTTCCTGGCTGCCGTGCCTTCACCCGAGAGCCTTACGACATGA
- a CDS encoding NAD(P)H-dependent flavin oxidoreductase — protein sequence MKTRITELFGIEHPIVQGGMHCVGLAPLAAAVSNAGGLGMVTALTLPTPEALAAEIRQCRERTDKPFGVNLTFLPSVRQPDYPGYVRAIIEGGVKIVETAGRNPESVLPTLHEAGVAVIHKCTSVRHALKAQSLGCDAISVDGFECAGHPGEDDVPNFILLPRAADELKVPFIASGGMVDGRSLVAALALGAAGVNMGTRFLATREAPVHPNVKNAIVRATELDTRLVMRPLRNTERVLSNPAVEELIARERRIGAGVQFSDIADLVAGVYPKVMHEGQVDAGAWSCGMAAGLIHDLPSVAELVARIMDEARTLVRTRLARVFD from the coding sequence ATGAAAACGCGAATCACCGAACTCTTCGGCATCGAGCATCCGATCGTGCAAGGCGGCATGCATTGCGTGGGCCTGGCGCCGCTGGCCGCGGCCGTTTCCAACGCCGGCGGGCTGGGCATGGTCACGGCCCTCACGCTGCCCACGCCCGAGGCGCTCGCGGCCGAGATCCGACAGTGCCGTGAGCGCACCGACAAACCCTTCGGCGTGAACCTCACCTTCCTGCCCTCCGTGCGCCAGCCGGACTACCCCGGCTATGTGCGCGCCATCATCGAAGGCGGCGTGAAGATCGTAGAGACCGCGGGCCGCAACCCCGAAAGCGTGCTGCCGACGCTGCACGAGGCGGGCGTGGCGGTCATCCACAAGTGCACCTCGGTGCGGCACGCGCTCAAGGCGCAGAGCCTGGGCTGCGACGCCATCAGCGTGGACGGCTTCGAATGCGCCGGCCACCCCGGCGAGGACGACGTGCCCAACTTCATCCTGCTGCCGCGCGCGGCCGACGAGTTGAAGGTGCCCTTCATCGCCTCGGGCGGCATGGTGGACGGGCGCTCGCTCGTCGCGGCGCTGGCCCTGGGGGCGGCGGGCGTCAACATGGGCACGCGCTTTCTCGCCACCCGGGAGGCGCCCGTGCACCCGAACGTCAAGAACGCGATCGTGCGCGCCACCGAGCTGGACACGCGCCTGGTGATGCGGCCGCTGCGCAACACCGAGCGCGTACTGTCCAACCCCGCGGTCGAGGAGCTGATCGCGCGCGAACGCCGCATCGGCGCCGGCGTGCAGTTCAGCGACATCGCCGACCTGGTGGCCGGCGTTTACCCCAAGGTCATGCACGAAGGCCAAGTGGACGCGGGCGCGTGGAGCTGCGGCATGGCCGCGGGGCTGATCCACGACCTCCCGTCAGTGGCCGAGCTCGTGGCGCGGATCATGGACGAAGCACGCACTCTCGTGCGCACGCGCCTGGCCCGCGTGTTCGACTAA
- a CDS encoding 3-(methylthio)propionyl-CoA ligase, whose amino-acid sequence MLGLMQNQPLLISSLIEFAQRHHGDGEIVSRRVEGDLHRYRWADCARRSRQVARALDAMGLQFSDRVATLAWNGYRHLELYFGVSGSGRVLHTLNPRLHPDQVMWIANHAEDQVLCFELSFLPMVQAMHARCPGIRQYVALCDADRLPADSGIPNLVSYEAWIGAQPTDYAWPSFDENSASSMCYTSGTTGNPKAALYSHRSTILHAYAAALPDVMNLSACDSVLPVVPMFHVNAWGLPYSAALTGCKVVFPGGQLDGKSVYELIEAEGVTFAAGVPTVWQMLLAHMKPDGLRFSTLQRTIIGGSACPPAMIEAFRDDYGVEVLHGWGMTEMSPLGTVCTLKKKHDALPREEQTKILLKQGRALFGVDMKIVGPDGAELPWDGMTFGNLLVKGPWVLREYFKGEGGDPLVDGWFPTGDVATIDADGFMQITDRSKDVIKSGGEWISSIDVENIAMAHSAVQMAACIGVRHPKWDERPIVVVVKKPGAQLTREALLRFFEGKIAKWQMPDDVVFVDAIPLGATGKMLKARLREQLEGYQLPSLQAVDA is encoded by the coding sequence ATGCTGGGTCTGATGCAGAACCAACCCTTGCTCATTTCCTCGCTGATCGAGTTCGCGCAGCGCCACCACGGCGACGGCGAGATCGTCTCGCGCCGCGTGGAGGGCGACCTGCACCGCTATCGCTGGGCCGACTGCGCGCGGCGCTCGCGCCAGGTCGCGCGCGCGCTGGACGCGATGGGCCTGCAGTTCTCTGACCGCGTGGCCACGCTGGCGTGGAACGGCTACCGGCACCTCGAGCTGTACTTCGGCGTCAGCGGCTCGGGCCGCGTGCTGCACACGCTCAACCCGCGCCTGCACCCCGACCAGGTGATGTGGATCGCGAATCACGCCGAGGACCAGGTGCTGTGCTTCGAGCTGAGCTTCCTGCCGATGGTGCAGGCCATGCACGCGCGCTGCCCCGGCATCCGGCAGTACGTGGCGCTGTGCGACGCCGACCGGCTGCCGGCCGACAGCGGCATCCCCAACCTGGTGAGCTACGAGGCCTGGATCGGCGCGCAGCCCACCGACTATGCGTGGCCCTCGTTCGACGAGAACTCCGCATCGAGCATGTGCTACACGAGCGGCACCACCGGCAACCCTAAGGCGGCGCTGTACAGCCACCGCTCGACAATCCTGCACGCCTACGCCGCGGCGCTGCCGGACGTGATGAACCTGTCGGCATGCGACTCGGTGCTGCCGGTGGTGCCGATGTTCCACGTCAACGCTTGGGGACTGCCATATTCGGCGGCGCTCACGGGCTGCAAGGTGGTCTTCCCTGGCGGCCAGCTCGATGGCAAGTCGGTGTACGAGCTGATCGAGGCCGAAGGCGTGACCTTCGCGGCCGGCGTGCCGACGGTGTGGCAGATGCTGCTGGCGCACATGAAGCCGGACGGCCTGCGCTTTTCCACGCTCCAGCGCACCATCATCGGCGGCTCGGCGTGCCCGCCCGCGATGATCGAAGCCTTCCGCGACGATTACGGCGTGGAGGTGCTGCACGGCTGGGGCATGACCGAGATGAGCCCCCTGGGCACCGTGTGCACGCTCAAGAAGAAGCACGATGCGCTGCCGCGCGAGGAGCAGACCAAGATCCTGCTCAAGCAGGGCCGCGCGCTGTTCGGCGTGGACATGAAGATCGTCGGTCCGGACGGGGCCGAGCTGCCGTGGGACGGCATGACCTTCGGCAACCTGCTGGTCAAGGGCCCATGGGTGCTGCGCGAGTACTTCAAGGGCGAGGGCGGCGATCCGCTGGTCGACGGCTGGTTTCCCACCGGCGACGTGGCCACCATCGATGCCGACGGCTTCATGCAGATCACCGACCGCAGCAAGGACGTGATCAAGTCGGGCGGCGAGTGGATCAGCTCCATCGACGTCGAGAACATCGCGATGGCGCATTCGGCCGTGCAGATGGCCGCATGCATCGGCGTGCGCCACCCCAAGTGGGACGAGCGGCCCATCGTGGTGGTCGTGAAGAAGCCGGGCGCGCAGCTCACGCGCGAGGCGCTGCTGCGGTTCTTCGAGGGCAAGATCGCCAAGTGGCAGATGCCCGACGACGTGGTTTTCGTCGATGCCATCCCGCTGGGCGCCACCGGCAAGATGCTCAAGGCCAGGCTGAGGGAACAGCTCGAAGGCTACCAGCTGCCCAGCCTGCAGGCCGTGGACGCATGA
- a CDS encoding sulfite exporter TauE/SafE family protein, producing MGLSPLALAELAALGVATGFLAGLLGIGGGMLMVPFITIILAGRGVSSALAVKIAIATSMATIVFTSVSSVRAHHQRGTLRWDIVGRLAPGIVVGSLVSSMGVFAHVKGSWLAVFFGLFVSFSATQMFLDRKPQPTRQMPGRGGQIAAGGAIGFLSGLVGAGGGFISVPFMTWCNVAIHSAVATSAALGFPIALANVLGYVVAGQGVADLPAASFGYIWLPALAVLAACSIATAPLGARAAHALPVKVLKRVFAAVLYGLAAYMLYKGIATWHAA from the coding sequence ATGGGACTGTCTCCACTGGCCCTGGCCGAGCTTGCGGCTCTGGGCGTCGCCACTGGCTTTCTCGCAGGCCTTCTGGGCATCGGCGGCGGCATGCTGATGGTGCCCTTCATCACCATCATCCTGGCGGGGCGCGGGGTCTCGTCCGCGCTGGCCGTGAAGATCGCGATCGCCACCTCGATGGCCACGATCGTGTTCACGTCGGTGTCGAGCGTGCGCGCGCACCACCAGCGCGGCACGCTGCGCTGGGACATCGTCGGCCGCCTTGCACCCGGCATCGTCGTCGGTAGCCTGGTGAGCAGCATGGGCGTGTTCGCGCACGTCAAGGGCAGCTGGCTGGCCGTGTTCTTCGGCCTGTTCGTGAGCTTCTCGGCCACGCAGATGTTCCTGGACCGCAAGCCGCAGCCCACGCGTCAGATGCCGGGTCGCGGAGGCCAGATCGCTGCGGGCGGCGCCATCGGTTTTCTCTCGGGGCTGGTCGGCGCCGGCGGCGGCTTCATCAGCGTGCCGTTCATGACGTGGTGCAACGTCGCGATTCACAGCGCGGTGGCGACCTCCGCGGCCCTGGGTTTTCCGATCGCGCTGGCCAACGTGCTGGGTTACGTGGTGGCGGGGCAGGGTGTCGCCGATCTGCCGGCGGCCTCGTTCGGCTACATCTGGCTGCCGGCGCTGGCCGTGCTGGCCGCCTGCAGCATCGCCACCGCGCCGCTGGGCGCGCGCGCCGCGCACGCCTTGCCCGTCAAGGTGCTCAAGCGGGTGTTCGCCGCGGTGCTGTACGGGCTGGCGGCGTACATGCTCTACAAGGGCATCGCGACCTGGCACGCCGCATGA